In Candidatus Sulfurimonas marisnigri, a single genomic region encodes these proteins:
- the neuB gene encoding N-acetylneuraminate synthase, translating to MSAFIIAEAGVNHNGSIELAKKLIDVAVEAGVDAVKFQTFKAENLVSKNAQKAEYQKQTTDSQESQFDMIKKLELDVETHKELISYCNSKNIMFLSTPFDHDSIDLLNDLGLEIFKIPSGEITNLPYLRKIGSLKKQVILSTGMADIGEIEDALDILIDAGTVKENITVLHANTMYPTPMEDVNLKAMQTIGSTFDVSYGYSDHTLGIEVDIAAVALGATVIEKHFTLDNNMEGPDHKASLEPDELNSMVKTIRNIELALGSSVKKPSNSEKPNIQVVRKSIVAKTVVNKGEIFTENNLAVKRPGNGICPMRWNEVVGLVSTKNYQEDELI from the coding sequence ATGAGTGCATTTATAATTGCTGAAGCCGGTGTTAATCATAATGGCTCAATAGAACTTGCTAAAAAACTAATAGATGTTGCAGTTGAAGCTGGTGTTGATGCTGTAAAGTTTCAAACATTTAAAGCAGAAAACTTAGTAAGTAAAAACGCACAAAAAGCAGAATATCAAAAACAAACTACAGATAGCCAAGAGTCACAATTTGATATGATAAAAAAGTTAGAGTTGGATGTTGAAACCCATAAAGAATTAATCTCTTATTGTAACAGTAAAAATATTATGTTTTTATCAACTCCATTTGATCATGATAGTATAGATCTTTTAAATGATTTAGGTTTAGAGATATTTAAAATACCTAGTGGAGAGATTACAAATCTTCCATATTTAAGAAAAATAGGCAGTTTAAAAAAACAGGTTATTCTCTCAACTGGTATGGCAGATATCGGAGAGATAGAAGATGCTTTAGATATTTTGATAGATGCAGGGACTGTAAAAGAGAACATAACAGTTCTACATGCTAATACAATGTATCCGACTCCAATGGAGGACGTAAATCTAAAGGCTATGCAAACTATTGGTAGTACGTTTGATGTATCTTATGGCTATAGTGACCATACCTTAGGAATAGAGGTAGATATTGCGGCTGTTGCTTTGGGAGCTACTGTAATTGAGAAACACTTCACTTTAGACAATAATATGGAGGGTCCTGACCATAAAGCTTCTTTAGAGCCAGATGAATTAAACTCTATGGTAAAAACGATACGAAATATTGAATTAGCTCTTGGCAGTAGCGTAAAGAAACCAAGTAATAGTGAAAAACCAAATATACAAGTAGTTAGAAAATCAATCGTTGCTAAAACAGTTGTTAATAAAGGTGAAATATTTACAGAAAATAACCTAGCTGTAAAAAGACCTGGGAATGGGATTTGTCCCATGAGATGGAATGAAGTAGTTGGACTTGTTTCTACTAAAAATTATCAAGAAGATGAATTGATATGA